The Methanobrevibacter sp. TLL-48-HuF1 genomic sequence GATATTAATGATAACATTTTCACCAGCAATAGGATTACCATTAACATCTTTTAAGTATACATTAAGCCTTTCAGGACCTTTATAATATTTGTTTACATCATTTACCCAAAGTACGGCACCATAATCATTTGCAAATAGCTTATCGCTTCCGACAAAATTATTATCCAGTGAATGGTATAAATCAACTTGTCCTGATTTAAGTGCCTTAAGAGAAATTGTGATGTAATTATTCATATCACAGTCATTTAAATTCCAAACTACAATGCGACCAGAATCCAATCGGTAACTTCCTTTAGATACAGTTGCATTATTAAAATCAAATCCTTCAGGAATATCAAACTGAACTATCGGACTTGAATGAGCAATATAGTTAACCTGATATTTCAGCTCAATATTATCTCCAACAAGACATGAACTGACAGGAGTCAGTAATTTGAAAACTTCAATACTGCCGCCAAAAACATGAGTTCCCAAAAACACTTTATCCCTGGCTAAGGGAAGGGAATTTCTTGAATGGAAATTACTGAAGTAATAAACATTATCTGCCATATGGGATGTTGATCGGCCAACACCTCTACCGTCATCATTTGATGCATAGGAATCTACTCCATAGGACAGTCCATCAGAAGAAGCAGTCAGCTTCCAGTGATAAGTCATTATATTCCTCCTATTGACACCATAGCTGTCAGTATAAACTTTTTTAATAGCAGCATCAACCGGATTCAGACTGCTGTCATAACTGCCTTTTTGAGACATGGAATAAACATTAGGACATAAAACATACTGTCCTGGCTGCAGTTTAGAAACATGATACAAATTACTGAAAACAACACCATAGGTTCCGTCAGCCGCCTTAATTACAAAATGACCTAAAGAATATCTGGACATTATCTTATAAATTCTTGAAAGATAATCATTTGTAATCTGATTGGTGACAACCATTTCAGAAGCTATGCTTTCAATCTGGCGAAATGCCGAACCGTCAGTTACACCGCCATTACCAATAAGCCATCCGTTGGATGTGACAATTGCATGTGAAAAATAATCACCACTGGTTTTATATTGCTTCAGATAACCAATATCTCCCCAGCTACCGCTTTCAATATAAATATCAGCAGCATTTGCAGCATCACGCCTGACACAAATAACTCCTTCATTATCACTTACCTGAAGAACAGCTGAACTGCATTCACTTAAATTAATCAAATCATCAGCAGTCTGACCTGTGTCCTGTCTTACGGCACCGTCTGCATAGTGTTCTGCATCAGTGTTAGTATCCAACACCACATTATCATTAAATGACAATTCATTTAAATCCTGACTAGCTACAGCATCATCCTGCGCACTGACTGAAGTTATAGCTATCAGAAAAACAAAAAAAACTAAAATAAAATACTTTTTATTGAACATGAATTCACCTACAATCAATATTAATAGTTATAGTAATGATTGTATTAAAATATATGACATTTATTATGAAATTCAAATGTGTTTTTAGAAATCCAAATCAGCATATGGATTCAACTAAAAAACAGAAAATATCCGAAAACTAAAAAATTCAGCACTAGTTTCTTTTATAATCCCATATATAAAAATAGTTTTTTTAATGATTATTAAATAATAGTTAAAAGTAATATTGCGATTTGATTTCGAACATTCTGATTTTGAAAAATACAAATTAGGGGAATTGGTTGAAAATGTTGTTGCTGGAGCAACTCCTAAAACATCAGTAGAAGAATATTGGGATGGGGGAAATATACCTTGGTTATCTTCAGGTGAAGTTCATAAGAAATATGTCTATTTCACTGATAAATTTATTACTTCTGAAGGATATAATAATTCAAGTACTAAATTAGTCCCAAAAAATTCAGTTTTAATTGCTTTAGCAGGTCAAGGAAAAACAAGAGGTACTGTAGCAATAAATAAAATTGAATTATGTACAAATCAATCAATAGCGTCAATTATTCCTAATGATAATTTGTATTACAAATTTTTATTCTATTATCTTGAATCTAAATATGATTATCTTAGAGCATTATCAAGTTCAGATGGAGGTCGTGGTGGTTTAAATTTAAAATTAATTCGTTCAATACCTATTCAGATACCTTCTGTTGATGAACAAAAAGTTATTTCTAACTTTATTAATTCAGGGTGTCCGCCAAAATTGAATTTTGGCTGACTTGTTGATTTTTTTTAAAATATTGTTACATCAAGTTTTAATTGGTTTTTAATGGATGTGCTTTCGCAGAAATCTTCTAAATCTTCTGTTGTGTTTTTTATTTCTTGTTTTATGTTGTGTAGTCGTATTAAATTATATGCTAATGCATCTAAGTTTATTCTTTCTTCTGTTTTTACCATTCCGATGACTACTTCTTTTTCTATTTGGAATTGTTCTTTGAATATTCCAAATGGTCCTTCAACGCTTGATCTTTTGCTATATTCGTCTTTATATTCCTGTTTTTCCATTTTTTCGTTCATTGCTTTTTGCATTTCTGATCCGTATTCTGTGATGGTTTTGTGTGTTTGTTTGCCTGTTAAGCATTTGTTTCGTGCTTTGCAGTTTTTACAGGCTTCATAATTGTTGTAGAGTCTTTTTATTTTGTCTGGTTTTTCTGGATCTTTGTGTGGTTCGATGTATTTTGCGAAAAAGTGCATATATTGATTTTTTGGGCATTTGAATGCATCTAATTCATAATCATATTCAAAATGGTCTTTATGGTATGGATTTGGATTTAATTTTCCTATTTTTTCTTTACTTTGCTTTCTATTTGGTATTAAACCATCTATTTTTTTATCTGCTAAGTATGATAGTGATATTTGGTTTAAGTATATTGTATCGGCACTTATATACTTTGGTGTGGTGTTAATGTTTCTTATTGCTCTTTCTGCGATTATTGGTAGTTCGTAGTGGTCTGTCGGGTTTTGTGTGACGTTTATTGCACAGATTAATTTGGTATCATAATCGACTGCAGATTGGATATTATAAGCAACCATGAAGTTTCCTTTCTTTCCTTTCATAAATCTTGCTTCTATATCATTTACTGGAATTTTATCCTGTCCTGTGAATGTAAATTGTGTTTTTATTCCATATAATAGTTCTAATTTATCTTCATCATCTATGTCTTTCTTTTCCAATAATCTTTGAGCAGGTTTGTGAAGTTTTTCAAGACATTCAGGGTCAATAGGTCGTCCTTCGTAGTAATCGATCAATATTTGAGTTTCTTTTTTTGTAATGGTGTTGTTGTTGGAATTGTATGCTTTTTTGATGGTTCCATCAATGGCAACGTGATTAAATTCAGTGAATCCTTCATCAAAGGCCTTTTTTAATGTCATTTGCAGCAATACTTCAAAATAATGGCCATATTCTCTTCGATATCTTTGGATTGATCTTTCAGAAGGTCTAATATCATCGCACACGTATTTAAATATATCATGGTATCGCGCCATATCTGCAATTATTGATGTTCTATCAATATGTTGGATTTTGGCATAAATAAGCAATTTTAACATGGAATCCACTGGAAGGGAGTCTCTTCCTTTCTTTTTCTTGGGTTCTTTGATATTTAAAAGTGGAAAAACTTCTTCAACAAATTCAACAACAAAACGAGAAATATGATTCTCCGGAACATTCCAATCAAGAGTATTAATGCCCAATTTTGCCTGATTCCTATCAAACTTTCTTTTAACCATAAATAACAACACCAAAACAACTTATATCTAATATAAAATATGTACAACAAAGTATATAAACTTAACTGTCTTAAAACCATTAAAAATCAAAAATAAGAATAAAATAAAACTAAACAATAATTTAAAAAATAATTAAACCAAATAAAATAAAATAAACAAAAATTAATTGAAATATATTAAAAATAATAAAAATTAAGCCCAAAAATTTTTTTGACGAAAAATCAAAAATCAATTTTGGCGGACACCCTTCAATAGACAAAAAAATAACAATATTAGAAAGAAAATATGAATCATACCAAGATTTCAAAAAGTATTTGATGCAACAGATTTTTGCACAAAAATTAAGATTTGATTTTAAAGATGAATGGAAACAATATAAATTAAAAGATTTATTAAGTGTAAAATCATCTAGTATTTCAATTAATCAATTGGAGGATAATACTGGAACCTATCCATTATATGGGGCCAGTGGATTTTTAAAGAATATTGATTTTTGTGAAATGGAAACCGATTATATTTCTATTGTTAAAGATGGTTCAGGAGTTGGAAATTTAAGTTATCATGAAAAGAATTCATCTATTGTGAATACTTCCCAATATCTATTGCCTAAAAAGAATTTTGATATTCATTTTCTTTATTATCTTTTACAAACATTAAATTTGTTAAAATATGTTAATGGGTCATCTATTCCCCATATTTATTTCAAAGATTATTGTATTGAGAAAGTAAATGTCCCTAGTTTGCCTGAACAGCAACAAATTGGAAAATTATTAGTAGATGCCGATAAAACTTTGGAAAATATTAATAATTGCATTAATATAACACAAGAATTTAAAAAAGGATTACTCCAGCAAATGTTTGTTGTACAATTAATTTTATCATTATTACAAAATAAGAAACATATCTAAAAATGGTGTTTTAATGAAAACTAAAATTATAACCAATATTCAAACAGACATGAAACCTTTTTTAGATAAAAACCAGCTGAAAAAATTAGAAAATACTTTAAAACAAAATTTAGAACATTTTGATGTAATAAAAAAAGACAAAATTTTAACATCAATTGAATCTAAGAAAAATCAAGACCTTGTTTTAAATTTTCTATCAGCAAAACAAGTAGAAGGCTGCTCACAAAGAACAGTAACATATTATAGGACAACAATAATAAAAATGCTTGATAAAATTAAAAAGAAAATAGAACATATTACAACAGACGATTTAAGAACCTATCTTGCAAACTATAAAAAAGAAACAAATTCATCCAAAATAACCATCGACAATGTAAGAAGAGTTTTATCTAGCTTTTTTAGCTGGTTAGAAGACGAAGACTATATTGTCAAAAATCCTGTAAGACGTATTCATAAAATAAAAACAAGAAAAACTGTAAAAGAAGTTTTGACTGATGAAAACTTCGAAATATTAAGAGACACCTGTAATAATATTAGAGATCTTGCAATGGTTGAACTTTTAAATTCAACTGGAATACGTGTTGGAGAACTTGTAAACTTAAATATAGATGATGTATTTTTTAATGAACGTGAATGTATTGTTTTGGGAAAAGGTGATAGTGAAAGAACTGTATATTTTGATGCTAAAACAAAAATACATTTAATGAACTATTTAGAAACACGTAAAGATGAAAATCCTGCATTATTTGTCTCATTTAAAAAACCATACAATCGTTTGGGAATAAATGGTGTTGAGCGAAGAATACGTGAACTTGGAAAGCAAGCCAATATCAAAAGAGTCCACCCCCATAAATTCAGAAGAACTATGGCAACAAATGCAATTGACAAAGGAATGCCAATAGAACAAGTACAAAAACTATTAGGACATGTACAAATAGATACAACAATGCACTATGCTATGGTTAATCAGAACAATGTGAAAAACTCACATAGAAAATATTTAAGTTAAAAAAAGATTTATAAAATAGAATTAAGATTTTAAAGTCCTAATAGTTCTATTTTATAATTTAATTTTTATCCATAAATAAAATTTAAACAAACATTTGCTGGAGAAGACCTTTTTTAAATAATGTTATTTCTTCTAATTGTTTTTTATTATAATCAATTTTATTATCAATTGAAACAAATAAATCATGTATTTTATTGATTTCTGATTCATTTGTAGGTATATTAAATTTAAACTTTTCTAAATCAGAATTTTTAAGATTATTGATGTTAGTTCCAGCTAAAATTAAATATAAATTTTTTTTATAGCTTTCTGTTTGGAATAAATATTTTGCTAATTTATTTTCAGTTCTGAAAATACTACAAAAAGCTCCAACAGTAACTTTATTCTCATAATTGCCGGTGTATTCTGCTGATTTTCCAACTAATCTTCTAGTTCCATTACTCATACAGATCACAATATCATTTTTCTGTAATTCTAATTCTTTTTTACAATCTTTATCAACAAATTGAAGTCCATCTTCTGAAAAATCTAAAACATTGCCCTGGATATTATTTGACCTTAATACTAATAATCCTTCATCTGCAACATTAGTAGAATTATAAGAGTGTCCTCTGTAAAAGGTTCCAATATCTTTTAATGAAATTTCTTTCCAACAGCTATCACTATCTGCAAATCTTAATTTCTGTGTGAAAATCTGTTGCATCAAATACTTCTTGAATTCTTGATAAAATTGATGCTTCCTTTCTAATAAATCAATTTTCTTGTCGATCGAAGTTAAAAAATTTGAAATTTTATTTTGTTCATCTAAAGAAGGTAAAATTATAGGTAATTTTTTATATTCATTAGAATTAATACCTGGTTGACCTGAACGTACAGACATTATGCTTACCCAATTTAAATATTCCTCCTTCAGAGTGTTATAAAAAATAAACTTTGGATTAGCATTATCAATATGAAATTTAATTAAAAAACCTGCAAAATATAAATTTCTATCATTATCATCATAAAGATAAGTTTTTCCAGTACTTGCACCAGTCCTAGCAAAAACTATATCTCCTTTCTTTAATTTATATTTATCTTCCAAATCTCCATCAGGAGAGGTTAATGGATTTGGAATGAATTTATTTGATGTTTCAGATATGTCTGTAATTCTAATATACTTATTAAATCCATCATAATCTTTTGCCGCAGAGTTCATGCCATACATTTCATTAGATGAAATATTTCCTAAATTAGATTTTTTCCATTCATCAGTAAATCCGCTAAATCGCAATTTAGGAACTAATTTTTCTTCACTCATACAAAATCAATCCCTAAAATAATGGTGCTTTAATACCCAATTCATCACAATATTTCTTAATTTCTGCATCAACTTCTTTCATTTCTTCAGAAATCTTTTCAAGTTCTTTGCATACTTCATCTAAATCTACTGGTTCTTCTTCTTCAAAAGTATCAACATAACGAGGAATATTTAAGTTAAAATCGTTTTCTTTAATCTCTTCAAGTGAAGCTCTGTGTGAGTATTTGTCTATTTCTTCACGATTGATGTATGTGTTAACTATTTTATCAATATCTGATTCCCTTAATTTATTTTGATTTTTAACCTTTTCAAATTCTTGAGATGCATCTATAAATAATATATCATCATTTTCTTCACGACATTTTTTAAATATTAAAACACATGTTGGAATACTTGTTCCATAAAAAAGATTAGCGGGCAATCCTATTACTGCATCAAGGTAATTTCTCTCATCAACCAAAAATTTTCTAATTGTTCCTTCAGCTGCTCCTCTAAATAATACTCCATGAGGTAATACTATTGCCATTGTTCCGTTCTCATCCAAATGATAAATCATATGTTCTACAAATGCATAATCTGCTTTTGATTTTGGAGGTAATTTTCCTGCTGCACTGAATCTTTCATCATCCAAGAATTTTTTATCTGAACTCCAATTTGCTGAAAATGGTGGATTCGCTACTATTGCTTCAAATCGCTCATCAATAAACAAAGGTTCCTCTAAACTGTCTCCCTGGCGAATATCAAAATCATTGAAGTTTACATCATGAAGAATCATGTTCATTCTAGCTAAGTTATAAGTTGTTTGGTTTAGTTCCTGACCATAAAAGTCTGTTACTCTTACTTCTTTACTTACACGAAGCAAAAGTGAACCTGAACCACATGTTGGATCATAAACAGATTTTAATCTGCTTTTACCTACTGTAACTAATTTTGCTAAAATTTTACTTACTTCCTGAGGAGTATAAAATTCTCCTGCTTTTTTACCGGCATCTGATGCAAATTGACTTATCAGATATTCATATGCATCTCCAAGAATGTCATTTTCATCATTTTCAAGTTCAAAATCTATTTCAGACAAGTGTTTTATTATTTGTCCAATTAACTTATTTTTATCGGATACTTTTCTTCCAAGTTTGGATGACTGTAAATCCACATCATCAAAAAGATTTTCAAAATCCTGAGCACTTTTTCCACCAATTGAAGAATCTCCCACTTTTTTAAATGCCCTTTCAACATTCTGAATTAAGTCCTCATCTCCAACACTGGCCTGTTTAACTAAATTTGAAAAAAGATCCTGAGGTTCTATGAAATATCCCAAGTTTTCAATAGCTTCCTGTCTTAAATCTTCTTTGAATTTATCTATTGCATATGCCTGTTCAAAAGTTAAACCGTCCTGTTTTAATTCATTTGTTAATCTTAACTCAATTTTTTCAGATAAATATTTGTAAAAAATAAATCCTAAAATATAATTTTTAAATTCATTTGCATCCATTGTTCCGCGTAATACATCTGCTACTGCCCATAATTTTGTTTCTAAATTTTGTTGTTTGTCTGACATTTATTAATCCCCCACTAATTTATCCAATATTGCTTTTTGTGCTTTTTTATTGTTTTCTACTGATTTTAATTTTAATTGAATTTTATCTTCTAATAATCTTAATAATTTACCACACTCTTTTTGATTATTGTAATCTGGAATTGGTAGTTTAACTTCCCTCATATGATTAATTTTAATCCATTTTCCCGCTGAACCTTCTCTTAACTTATTTAGTTCACGCGGGAATATACTACTTTTTAAAAGAAAAACCATAAAATCAGAATCTATATTTTCATGTAATCTTATGATTATATAATCGCTTGGAATTATGATTCCCTTTTTTGTAATTTTAGTTACTTTATCTAGATCAAAACTATGAACAATAATATCATTTTCTTTTGAAAAGTATTTTTCAAATTTTTTAAGATAATTATCTGAAACTGTTTTAGATTCACAGTCAAACTTTAAAAAATTATCAGAGTAGGTTTTGTGAACCACAACTTGTGATTCTCCATGCTCATCACCATATCTAGATAATCTAACTCCTGAAAAAACATCAGCTATCTGTGATAATCTTTTTATTTCTATTTAAATTCCCCCAAATTTTTTATATAGAACATTTTAATCCCATAGGTCTGAATTCACAACCAACCTTATCATGATATTCTATTTTAGCATATTTAACTAAAGATAAGGGATTTATTAATTTGTATGTTGAAGGTTTTTGATTAAATTTATATCCGCATTTCACACGAAGGTTACGATAAATATTATTATAAATTTCCCCGTACTCCATTATCTTGTGTAAGGGAACTTCATCTATTCCATTATATCTAACTCCATTTACAACCCTTGCATATTTATTTCTTGTCAGTAACAGTTTATCAAATTCACTTTCAAGTAAAACATATTGTTTATTATATAATTTTCTTGAAAAATTTCCAAAATCGTTTATTCCAAATATTTCTAATATTTTAGCCCGATAATTGTTTTCAAACTGAAATCCTATTAATGGCATTACAGAAATTTCATCATAACTATCGATGATTTTCAGTGTTTGGTATAATCCCCCATTATCATATTCATGGTTGATGAAATAGTTTAATCCAAATTTTACAGCATCACTGTTTTCTATTGATTCAGCATTTGGTATTTCATTTTTAAGAATTTCATGTTCTTCCAATACCCTTTCATAGTCTGCAATTGTTAATGGTTCATATATTTCATATTTTCTGAAGAGATTGAATATATCTTTTTCATTAAGTACAGTTTTTTTAATTCCATGTTGTATAATAACCTCCAATACATTATCAGAAATTAGATATTCCTGATTATTGTTATGAATTACTAATTTATCATTAAATCTATCAAAAGTTATTCCGTCATCATTTAATTCTTGTACTTTTTGTTGAGTAGTTTGTTTGTTCATTTTAAGACCTTTGTTTTCTTATTTAGAAAAAAACTGCCTGTAAATATGAAAACAAATTTTATATTTCTATTTGAATTCCATGATTAAACAAAGATTTAATAATGTTGAAATAAATAGATTAAAGTGCAATCAATTTACTTGTCATATTTACATGGCAAGTTTTTTTATTCTTAAATTAATTTTGTCCTATTTTTGTAGGACAAATTATAATTTACACTTCTTACCATATAAATGTTTCTGTCCTAATTAATTAGGACAAAAATAAGAAAAATTAAATCAATGCAAATTTATCTACCAAATCAATTATTTTACTTTTTAACAAGTTAACTTTATGTCTGCGTTCTAAAAATCCAATATCTTCATTGAATGACTGTTTAATATCATCATCACGTAATTTACCACTATATTCATACTCTTCAATGATTTTCCTAGTTTCCTCATTAGATAAGTTTTCAGAAGCTACCATTTCATCAATTTCTTTATTTTTCTCTTTTTCAAAGTATTGTGGCAATTCTTCATCAATATCTATTTGACCATTAGCTTCTACAATATTTTCATGTATAAACTTATCAATAAGCTCTGCTTTACTTTTAAGTTCATGTGAAGCTTGCATTAAATCATGAATTAATCTGACATCTTTCTTAAATGAAGAATCTTTTGGATCCAAATCTTTTAAAAGATTTATTATATATGAAACATTAATGTTATCT encodes the following:
- a CDS encoding restriction endonuclease subunit S; this translates as MRFDFEHSDFEKYKLGELVENVVAGATPKTSVEEYWDGGNIPWLSSGEVHKKYVYFTDKFITSEGYNNSSTKLVPKNSVLIALAGQGKTRGTVAINKIELCTNQSIASIIPNDNLYYKFLFYYLESKYDYLRALSSSDGGRGGLNLKLIRSIPIQIPSVDEQKVISNFINSGCPPKLNFG
- a CDS encoding restriction endonuclease subunit S yields the protein MSEEKLVPKLRFSGFTDEWKKSNLGNISSNEMYGMNSAAKDYDGFNKYIRITDISETSNKFIPNPLTSPDGDLEDKYKLKKGDIVFARTGASTGKTYLYDDNDRNLYFAGFLIKFHIDNANPKFIFYNTLKEEYLNWVSIMSVRSGQPGINSNEYKKLPIILPSLDEQNKISNFLTSIDKKIDLLERKHQFYQEFKKYLMQQIFTQKLRFADSDSCWKEISLKDIGTFYRGHSYNSTNVADEGLLVLRSNNIQGNVLDFSEDGLQFVDKDCKKELELQKNDIVICMSNGTRRLVGKSAEYTGNYENKVTVGAFCSIFRTENKLAKYLFQTESYKKNLYLILAGTNINNLKNSDLEKFKFNIPTNESEINKIHDLFVSIDNKIDYNKKQLEEITLFKKGLLQQMFV
- a CDS encoding restriction endonuclease subunit S, which encodes MEIKRLSQIADVFSGVRLSRYGDEHGESQVVVHKTYSDNFLKFDCESKTVSDNYLKKFEKYFSKENDIIVHSFDLDKVTKITKKGIIIPSDYIIIRLHENIDSDFMVFLLKSSIFPRELNKLREGSAGKWIKINHMREVKLPIPDYNNQKECGKLLRLLEDKIQLKLKSVENNKKAQKAILDKLVGD
- the xerA gene encoding site-specific tyrosine recombinase/integron integrase, with protein sequence MKTKIITNIQTDMKPFLDKNQLKKLENTLKQNLEHFDVIKKDKILTSIESKKNQDLVLNFLSAKQVEGCSQRTVTYYRTTIIKMLDKIKKKIEHITTDDLRTYLANYKKETNSSKITIDNVRRVLSSFFSWLEDEDYIVKNPVRRIHKIKTRKTVKEVLTDENFEILRDTCNNIRDLAMVELLNSTGIRVGELVNLNIDDVFFNERECIVLGKGDSERTVYFDAKTKIHLMNYLETRKDENPALFVSFKKPYNRLGINGVERRIRELGKQANIKRVHPHKFRRTMATNAIDKGMPIEQVQKLLGHVQIDTTMHYAMVNQNNVKNSHRKYLS
- a CDS encoding transposase, whose product is MVKRKFDRNQAKLGINTLDWNVPENHISRFVVEFVEEVFPLLNIKEPKKKKGRDSLPVDSMLKLLIYAKIQHIDRTSIIADMARYHDIFKYVCDDIRPSERSIQRYRREYGHYFEVLLQMTLKKAFDEGFTEFNHVAIDGTIKKAYNSNNNTITKKETQILIDYYEGRPIDPECLEKLHKPAQRLLEKKDIDDEDKLELLYGIKTQFTFTGQDKIPVNDIEARFMKGKKGNFMVAYNIQSAVDYDTKLICAINVTQNPTDHYELPIIAERAIRNINTTPKYISADTIYLNQISLSYLADKKIDGLIPNRKQSKEKIGKLNPNPYHKDHFEYDYELDAFKCPKNQYMHFFAKYIEPHKDPEKPDKIKRLYNNYEACKNCKARNKCLTGKQTHKTITEYGSEMQKAMNEKMEKQEYKDEYSKRSSVEGPFGIFKEQFQIEKEVVIGMVKTEERINLDALAYNLIRLHNIKQEIKNTTEDLEDFCESTSIKNQLKLDVTIF
- a CDS encoding Ig-like domain repeat protein, encoding MFNKKYFILVFFVFLIAITSVSAQDDAVASQDLNELSFNDNVVLDTNTDAEHYADGAVRQDTGQTADDLINLSECSSAVLQVSDNEGVICVRRDAANAADIYIESGSWGDIGYLKQYKTSGDYFSHAIVTSNGWLIGNGGVTDGSAFRQIESIASEMVVTNQITNDYLSRIYKIMSRYSLGHFVIKAADGTYGVVFSNLYHVSKLQPGQYVLCPNVYSMSQKGSYDSSLNPVDAAIKKVYTDSYGVNRRNIMTYHWKLTASSDGLSYGVDSYASNDDGRGVGRSTSHMADNVYYFSNFHSRNSLPLARDKVFLGTHVFGGSIEVFKLLTPVSSCLVGDNIELKYQVNYIAHSSPIVQFDIPEGFDFNNATVSKGSYRLDSGRIVVWNLNDCDMNNYITISLKALKSGQVDLYHSLDNNFVGSDKLFANDYGAVLWVNDVNKYYKGPERLNVYLKDVNGNPIAGENVIININGVDYKKVSDDKGAASLAVNLESGEYPAKVTYNGRFGSDSKEVNINVSKTIESKDIVKMFRNATQYYAKFIDTSGNPLANRAVTFNINGVFYTRNTDDSGYAKLNINLRPGTYILTAYNPVNNEKKGFNITVKALICENHDIVKYYKNSTQYTAKVYDKDGSLAVGKTVTFNINGVFYNRTVDENETVTLNINLNPGKYIVTAIYEGYDVGNNVVVKSVLLTDDLSMKFKDGSKFNATVLDGQGKPLANQTVIFNVNGVFYNKTTADNGVASLNIRLLRGEYIITSIWNSYQIGNKITIS
- a CDS encoding type I restriction-modification system subunit M, with protein sequence MSDKQQNLETKLWAVADVLRGTMDANEFKNYILGFIFYKYLSEKIELRLTNELKQDGLTFEQAYAIDKFKEDLRQEAIENLGYFIEPQDLFSNLVKQASVGDEDLIQNVERAFKKVGDSSIGGKSAQDFENLFDDVDLQSSKLGRKVSDKNKLIGQIIKHLSEIDFELENDENDILGDAYEYLISQFASDAGKKAGEFYTPQEVSKILAKLVTVGKSRLKSVYDPTCGSGSLLLRVSKEVRVTDFYGQELNQTTYNLARMNMILHDVNFNDFDIRQGDSLEEPLFIDERFEAIVANPPFSANWSSDKKFLDDERFSAAGKLPPKSKADYAFVEHMIYHLDENGTMAIVLPHGVLFRGAAEGTIRKFLVDERNYLDAVIGLPANLFYGTSIPTCVLIFKKCREENDDILFIDASQEFEKVKNQNKLRESDIDKIVNTYINREEIDKYSHRASLEEIKENDFNLNIPRYVDTFEEEEPVDLDEVCKELEKISEEMKEVDAEIKKYCDELGIKAPLF
- a CDS encoding restriction endonuclease subunit S, whose amino-acid sequence is MQQIFAQKLRFDFKDEWKQYKLKDLLSVKSSSISINQLEDNTGTYPLYGASGFLKNIDFCEMETDYISIVKDGSGVGNLSYHEKNSSIVNTSQYLLPKKNFDIHFLYYLLQTLNLLKYVNGSSIPHIYFKDYCIEKVNVPSLPEQQQIGKLLVDADKTLENINNCINITQEFKKGLLQQMFVVQLILSLLQNKKHI